A single window of Gossypium hirsutum isolate 1008001.06 chromosome A10, Gossypium_hirsutum_v2.1, whole genome shotgun sequence DNA harbors:
- the LOC107897562 gene encoding 40S ribosomal protein S17 has protein sequence MGRVRTKTVKKSSRHVIERYYSRMTLDFHTNKKIIEEVAIIPSKRLRNKIAGFSTHLMKRIQKGPVRGISLKLQEEERERRMDFVPDESAIKVDQIEVDKETLDMLSVLGMADIPGLVKVDPVAVAVPQIGFGRGGGPGRRF, from the coding sequence ATGGGCCGAGTCCGTACCAAGACGGTAAAGAAATCCTCTCGCCATGTGATCGAGAGGTACTACTCTCGCATGACGCTTGATTTCCACACCAACAAGAAGATCATCGAAGAAGTGGCTATCATCCCTTCCAAGCGTCTCCGCAACAAGATCGCCGGCTTTTCCACCCATCTCATGAAGCGGATCCAGAAGGGTCCCGTTCGTGGCATCTCTTTGAAGCTCCAAGAAGAAGAGCGTGAACGTCGCATGGATTTCGTCCCCGACGAATCCGCCATCAAGGTTGATCAAATCGAAGTCGATAAGGAAACTCTCGATATGCTTTCGGTTCTCGGGATGGCTGATATTCCCGGCCTTGTTAAGGTCGATCCGGTTGCTGTTGCGGTTCCCCAAATCGGGTTCGGTCGCGGTGGCGGACCCGGAAGGAGATTTTAA
- the LOC107896135 gene encoding cyclin-dependent protein kinase inhibitor SMR6: MGFSEKPRNDGRLENEGKKWVITGIPSLKPINTKPSEEEATAACSTTPTSKESKIADRLPCPPPLTKRKPPLRCHRNGVREFFNPPDFEALFNSHFHNAIDFQTSFSF; the protein is encoded by the coding sequence ATGGGGTTCTCCGAAAAGCCACGAAATGATGGAAGATTAGAGAATGAAGGGAAGAAATGGGTGATAACCGGCATACCTTCATTGAAGCCAATTAACACAAAACCAAGTGAAGAAGAAGCAACAGCAGCTTGTTCAACAACTCCAACTTCAAAAGAATCAAAGATAGCAGACAGATTGCCTTGTCCACCACCTCTAACAAAGCGTAAGCCGCCTTTAAGATGCCACCGTAATGGAGTTAGAGAGTTCTTTAATCCTCCTGATTTTGAAGCACTTTTCAACTCCCATTTTCACAATGCCATTGACTTCCAAACTAGCTTTTCTTTTTAA